In one window of Janthinobacterium sp. 1_2014MBL_MicDiv DNA:
- a CDS encoding TRAP transporter large permease codes for MNALIIFVLLLALMLTGMPISISLGLTVLTFLFTMTSVPIESVALKIFTGIEKFEIMAIPFFILAGNFLTHGGVARRMINFASSMVGHWHGGLALAGVMACALFAAVSGSSPATVVAIGSIILPAMVRQGYPRGFGAGVITTSGALGILIPPSIVMVMYSVSTNTSVGKLFMAGVIPGLMLAMLLGLTTWFLARKHNYPRMQKASWKERFVTFKKSAWGLLLIVIVMGGIYSGAFTPTEAAAMAAVYAFIIAVFVYKDLKLKQVGKVLLDSAAMSAMLLYIITNAVLFSFLMTSENIPQAMAEWITGKGLGVISFLLVVNVLLLLAGNVMEPSSIVLIMAPILFPVAMKLGIDPVHFGILIVVNMEVGMCHPPVGLNLYVASGITKMGISELTVAVMPWLLTMLGFLVLITYVPQISLWLPNLIYN; via the coding sequence ATGAACGCGCTGATCATTTTTGTATTGCTGCTGGCGCTGATGCTGACCGGCATGCCGATTTCCATCTCGCTGGGCCTGACGGTGCTGACCTTCCTGTTCACCATGACCAGCGTGCCCATCGAATCGGTGGCCCTGAAGATCTTTACCGGCATCGAGAAATTCGAGATCATGGCCATCCCGTTCTTCATTTTGGCGGGCAACTTCCTCACGCATGGCGGGGTGGCGCGGCGCATGATCAACTTCGCCAGCTCCATGGTGGGCCACTGGCATGGCGGCTTGGCGCTGGCCGGCGTGATGGCGTGCGCGCTGTTTGCCGCCGTTTCCGGCTCCAGCCCCGCCACCGTGGTGGCGATCGGCTCCATCATCCTGCCCGCCATGGTCAGGCAGGGTTATCCGCGCGGTTTCGGCGCCGGCGTCATCACCACCTCGGGCGCGCTGGGCATCTTGATACCGCCATCGATCGTGATGGTGATGTATTCCGTCAGCACCAACACGTCCGTGGGCAAGCTGTTCATGGCCGGCGTGATTCCCGGCCTGATGCTGGCCATGCTGCTGGGCCTGACCACCTGGTTCCTGGCGCGCAAGCATAACTATCCGCGCATGCAGAAAGCCAGCTGGAAAGAGCGCTTCGTCACCTTCAAGAAGAGCGCCTGGGGCCTGCTGCTGATCGTCATCGTCATGGGCGGCATCTATTCGGGCGCCTTCACGCCGACGGAAGCGGCGGCCATGGCTGCCGTGTACGCCTTCATCATCGCCGTCTTCGTCTACAAGGACTTGAAGCTCAAGCAGGTGGGCAAGGTCTTGCTCGATTCGGCCGCCATGTCGGCGATGCTGCTCTACATCATCACCAACGCCGTGCTGTTCTCGTTCCTGATGACCAGCGAAAACATTCCGCAGGCGATGGCCGAATGGATCACGGGCAAGGGCCTGGGCGTGATCAGCTTCCTGCTGGTGGTCAACGTGCTGCTGTTGTTGGCCGGCAACGTCATGGAACCGTCGTCGATCGTGCTGATCATGGCGCCGATTCTGTTCCCTGTCGCCATGAAGCTGGGCATCGACCCCGTGCACTTCGGCATCTTGATCGTGGTCAACATGGAGGTGGGCATGTGCCATCCGCCCGTGGGCCTGAACCTGTACGTGGCGTCCGGCATCACGAAGATGGGCATTTCCGAACTGACCGTGGCCGTGATGCCGTGGCTGCTGACGATGCTGGGCTTCCTCGTGCTGATTACCTACGTACCACAAATTTCGCTGTGGCTGCCGAATTTAATTTACAACTAA
- a CDS encoding methylated-DNA--[protein]-cysteine S-methyltransferase, with the protein MKKQQGSERFSAIVAAPFGAMGVRAEGGQLRELVYLPPHFDEKAPQDAVSELACAQLARYFRDPDAPFDLPLAELGSAFQQRVWAAIAAIPRGQVRTYGDVARLIGSAPRAVGQACGANWYPVLIPCHRVTAAGGLGGFAHHDDATGFHLGVKRWLLAHEGVEAYR; encoded by the coding sequence ATGAAAAAACAACAGGGCAGTGAGCGCTTCAGCGCCATCGTGGCCGCGCCGTTCGGCGCCATGGGCGTGCGCGCGGAGGGCGGCCAGCTGCGCGAACTGGTTTACCTGCCGCCGCACTTCGACGAGAAAGCGCCGCAGGATGCCGTCTCCGAACTGGCTTGCGCGCAGCTGGCGCGCTATTTCCGTGATCCCGATGCGCCGTTCGACTTGCCACTGGCCGAGCTGGGCAGTGCTTTCCAACAACGAGTCTGGGCGGCGATTGCCGCCATCCCGCGCGGCCAGGTGCGCACCTATGGCGACGTGGCACGCCTGATCGGCTCGGCGCCGCGCGCCGTCGGCCAGGCTTGCGGCGCCAACTGGTATCCCGTGCTCATCCCCTGCCACCGGGTCACGGCCGCGGGCGGCCTGGGCGGCTTTGCCCACCACGACGACGCCACGGGATTCCACCTGGGCGTGAAGCGCTGGCTGCTGGCGCACGAAGGCGTGGAAGCCTACCGATGA
- the xerD gene encoding site-specific tyrosine recombinase XerD → MMNSLLAPDNATLIDEFCDSLWLEDGLSKNSLDAYRRDMRLFARWLEVARPGRDGLYDVSTTDIEAYFAARHDESKATSSNRRLSVLKRFYQLALRHRHIAADPCLKMVSAKQPARFVHTLSEAQVEALLAAPDVSTPLGLRERTMLELMYASGLRVSELVDLKSVELSLNDGVLRITGKGSKTRLVPFGEQARLWIERYLKEARGVILDGQMDDALFVTRRGGAMTRQMFWVVIKKHALSAGITAPLSPHTLRHAFATHLLNHGADLRVVQLLLGHSDISTTQIYTHVARERLKLLHAQHHPRG, encoded by the coding sequence ATGATGAACAGCCTGCTGGCGCCCGACAACGCCACCCTGATCGATGAATTCTGTGACAGCCTGTGGCTGGAAGACGGCCTGTCGAAAAATTCGCTGGACGCCTACCGGCGTGACATGCGATTGTTCGCGCGCTGGCTGGAGGTGGCGCGGCCCGGACGCGACGGCCTGTACGACGTGTCCACGACCGATATCGAAGCGTATTTCGCCGCCCGCCACGACGAGAGCAAGGCGACGTCGTCGAACCGGCGCCTGTCCGTGCTCAAGCGCTTTTACCAGCTGGCCCTGCGGCACAGGCATATCGCGGCCGACCCGTGCCTGAAGATGGTGTCGGCCAAGCAGCCCGCGCGTTTCGTGCACACGCTGAGCGAAGCGCAGGTCGAGGCCTTGCTGGCGGCGCCCGACGTCAGCACGCCGCTGGGCCTGCGCGAGCGCACCATGCTCGAGCTCATGTATGCGAGCGGCTTGCGCGTGTCGGAGCTGGTGGACTTGAAATCGGTGGAGCTGAGCCTGAACGACGGCGTGCTGCGCATCACGGGCAAGGGCAGCAAGACGCGGCTGGTGCCGTTCGGCGAGCAGGCGCGCTTGTGGATAGAGCGCTACCTGAAGGAGGCGCGCGGCGTGATTCTCGATGGCCAGATGGACGATGCGCTGTTCGTCACACGGCGCGGCGGCGCCATGACGCGGCAAATGTTCTGGGTGGTGATCAAGAAACATGCGCTGAGCGCGGGCATCACGGCGCCGCTGTCGCCGCATACCCTGCGCCATGCGTTCGCCACGCACTTGCTGAACCATGGCGCGGACTTGCGCGTCGTGCAATTGCTGCTCGGACACTCCGATATTTCCACCACGCAGATCTACACGCATGTGGCGCGCGAGCGCCTGAAACTGCTGCATGCGCAGCATCATCCCCGTGGCTAA
- a CDS encoding TolC family protein: MTRINWIFAGLLISPALGAAPLTFETYLSAVESSSLELQAQQESIGSAKAGIGIAGLRPDPEFTLGAARETVRALPHRPVTWTPAISMAIETGGKRAARLKAAHSNVVLAEETVAGFRNALYATAATAFTEACRTRDVLLRKEQTMAALSKVVAANDVRLKSGDVGGIELLQSRVERDQFQAELELARSEAQSAMLNLSPPLGRQFGSLFPQAQLACDFAAYAGGDATALVPQALNARSDVRIARATLDNLRDGAALVRANRAVDPTVTLGLSAARGYRDGIDGNGDAVDGAPRSRALSISLAIPIPLSRRDKGDVVQAEAGVTQAMLALRQAELTAETQVRTAQLQWRSAQERLARYRDGVLQDAQKVVDGMRLSYFSGNASLLEWLAAQRSADDAWQGYLQARADAAIASTQLQLAIGQRPAL; encoded by the coding sequence ATGACACGCATTAACTGGATATTCGCGGGCTTGCTGATCTCGCCCGCGCTGGGCGCCGCGCCCCTGACCTTCGAGACCTACCTGTCTGCCGTGGAGAGTAGCAGCCTGGAACTGCAGGCGCAGCAGGAGAGCATCGGTTCGGCCAAAGCCGGCATCGGCATTGCCGGCCTGCGTCCCGATCCCGAATTCACGCTGGGCGCCGCGCGCGAGACCGTGCGCGCGCTGCCGCACCGTCCCGTCACCTGGACGCCAGCCATCAGCATGGCCATCGAGACGGGCGGCAAGCGCGCCGCGCGCTTGAAAGCCGCGCACAGCAATGTCGTGCTGGCCGAGGAAACGGTGGCCGGCTTCAGAAACGCCCTGTATGCGACAGCGGCGACGGCGTTCACGGAAGCGTGCCGCACGCGCGACGTCCTGCTGCGCAAGGAGCAGACCATGGCGGCGCTGTCGAAGGTGGTGGCAGCGAATGACGTCAGGCTGAAGTCGGGCGACGTGGGCGGCATCGAGCTGCTGCAGTCGCGCGTGGAACGCGACCAGTTCCAGGCCGAGCTGGAACTGGCGCGCAGCGAGGCGCAAAGCGCCATGCTGAACCTGTCGCCGCCGCTGGGGCGCCAGTTCGGCAGCCTGTTCCCGCAAGCGCAACTGGCCTGCGACTTTGCCGCGTATGCCGGCGGCGACGCCACTGCGCTGGTGCCGCAGGCGCTCAACGCCCGCAGCGACGTGCGCATCGCCCGCGCCACGCTGGACAATCTGCGCGATGGCGCGGCGCTGGTGCGCGCCAACCGTGCCGTCGACCCGACGGTGACGCTGGGCCTCTCGGCCGCGCGCGGCTACCGCGATGGCATCGACGGCAATGGCGATGCCGTCGACGGCGCGCCCCGCTCGCGCGCGCTCTCCATCTCGCTGGCCATCCCGATCCCGCTGTCGCGGCGCGACAAGGGCGACGTGGTGCAGGCGGAAGCGGGCGTGACGCAAGCGATGCTGGCCTTGCGCCAGGCGGAACTGACAGCGGAGACGCAAGTGCGCACGGCGCAGCTGCAGTGGCGTTCGGCGCAGGAACGGCTGGCGCGCTACCGCGACGGCGTGCTGCAGGACGCGCAAAAGGTGGTGGACGGCATGCGCCTGTCCTACTTCAGCGGCAATGCCTCGCTGCTGGAATGGCTGGCGGCGCAACGCTCGGCCGACGATGCCTGGCAGGGCTACCTGCAGGCGCGCGCCGATGCCGCCATCGCCAGCACGCAGCTGCAACTGGCCATCGGCCAGCGGCCGGCGTTATAG
- a CDS encoding efflux RND transporter permease subunit, whose protein sequence is MIDRFIATCCQRRGIVWLVLLFVTAYGIYSWKQLPIEAYPDIADVTSQIVTQVPGLGAEEIEQQITIPLERALLGTPGMHVLRTRSLFALSLITVVFEDGSDGYFTRERLQERLASVNLPYDAKPGLDPYTSPTGEIYRYTLESKSRSLRELSELQFWTVIPRLQQVRGVADVSNFGGLTTQFMLELDPAKLDSYGFSLAQVKDAINANNISGGGSVIDRGQQSYVVRGVGLLHSLDDMGNVVVSSKNGVPVLVKDLGKLAYGNVERRGVLGKDGNPDTIEGITLLLKDFNPSEALAGIHAAVDDLNGNLLPQDVKVVPYLDRSSLIDATLHTVGFTLGEGMLLVALVLLLFLGSPRAASIVALTIPLALLMAFIFMHHFKIPANLLSLGAIDFGILVDGSVVVLENILRRREREQQRPLALQDAIEATLQVARPILFGMAVIIAAYLPLFAFQRIEYKLFSPMAYAVGAALVGALVVALVLIPGLAWLAFRKPRRMFHNRALEALAALYARFLERMVGRKRWVAAVCAGSLAALAILGGSIGRDFLPYLDEGSLWLQVQMPPGITLEKASEMASELRRAALEFPEVSTIVTQTGRNDDGTDYWTPSHIEASVGLHPYKSWKSGMSKQQLIARMNERFARMPGYTVAFMQPMIDGVQDKLSGAHSDLTVKIFGNDLDEVRRIAGKVAHVLKGVPGASDVAVDVEPPLPNLKVELDRAKAARYGINAADVADLISTGIGGAPIGQVYVGEKSYDIAVRFPPAVRSSPDAIASLMLTAANGARVPLAQVASISTTSGESVIVREMGRRHIIVRLNARGRDLAGFLAEARPLVAQAVAGEHQRIGVEWGGQFENLQRAQSRLALILPMTLGAMFLLLFGQFRNLRQPALVLLAVPLAMLGGLAALHLRGMTLNVSSAVGFIALFGVAVLNAVLMLAQINRLRAEEGKSLREAVLEGARDRMRPVLMTATVAALGLTPAMLATGLGSDVQRPLATVVVGGLVTATALTLLLLPALYYLIEAYVTKRRTQTEGKTHDTH, encoded by the coding sequence ATGATTGACCGTTTCATCGCCACCTGCTGCCAGCGGCGCGGCATCGTCTGGCTCGTGCTGCTGTTCGTCACCGCCTACGGCATCTACAGCTGGAAACAGCTGCCCATCGAGGCCTACCCCGACATCGCCGACGTCACCTCGCAGATCGTCACGCAGGTGCCGGGCCTGGGCGCGGAGGAAATCGAGCAGCAGATCACGATACCGCTCGAGCGCGCCCTGCTCGGCACGCCCGGCATGCATGTGCTGCGCACGCGCAGCCTGTTCGCGCTGTCGCTGATCACCGTGGTGTTCGAGGATGGCAGCGACGGCTACTTCACGCGCGAGCGGCTGCAGGAGCGGCTCGCCAGCGTCAACCTGCCGTACGACGCCAAGCCGGGGCTCGATCCCTACACCTCGCCGACGGGCGAAATCTACCGCTACACGCTTGAATCGAAAAGCCGCAGCCTGCGCGAACTGTCCGAACTGCAGTTCTGGACCGTGATACCGCGCCTGCAGCAGGTGCGCGGCGTGGCCGACGTCAGCAATTTCGGCGGACTGACCACGCAATTCATGCTGGAGCTCGATCCCGCAAAACTCGACAGCTACGGTTTCTCGCTGGCGCAGGTCAAGGATGCCATCAACGCCAACAACATCAGCGGCGGCGGCAGCGTCATCGACCGCGGCCAGCAATCGTACGTGGTGCGCGGCGTGGGCCTGCTGCACTCGCTCGACGACATGGGCAACGTCGTCGTCAGCAGCAAGAACGGCGTGCCCGTGCTGGTGAAAGACCTCGGCAAGCTCGCCTACGGCAACGTGGAGCGGCGCGGCGTCCTCGGCAAGGACGGCAACCCCGACACCATCGAGGGCATCACCCTGCTGCTGAAGGATTTCAACCCGTCCGAGGCGCTGGCCGGCATCCATGCGGCCGTGGACGACTTGAACGGCAATCTGCTGCCGCAGGACGTGAAGGTCGTGCCCTACCTGGACCGCAGCTCGCTGATCGACGCCACCCTGCACACGGTCGGGTTCACGCTGGGCGAGGGCATGCTGCTCGTCGCCCTGGTGCTGCTGCTGTTCCTGGGCAGCCCGCGCGCGGCCTCCATCGTCGCGCTGACGATCCCGCTGGCGCTGCTGATGGCCTTCATCTTCATGCACCACTTTAAAATTCCCGCCAACCTGCTATCGCTGGGCGCCATCGACTTCGGCATCCTCGTCGACGGTTCGGTGGTGGTGCTGGAAAACATACTGCGCCGCCGCGAACGCGAGCAGCAGCGCCCCCTCGCGCTGCAGGACGCCATCGAAGCCACCCTGCAGGTGGCGCGCCCCATCCTGTTCGGCATGGCCGTCATCATCGCCGCGTATTTGCCCCTGTTCGCCTTCCAGCGCATCGAATACAAGCTGTTCTCGCCGATGGCGTATGCGGTCGGCGCGGCGCTCGTGGGCGCGCTGGTGGTGGCGCTGGTGCTGATACCGGGCCTGGCCTGGCTGGCCTTCCGCAAGCCGCGCCGCATGTTCCACAACCGCGCGCTGGAAGCGCTGGCGGCGCTGTATGCGCGCTTCCTCGAGCGCATGGTGGGCAGGAAGCGCTGGGTGGCGGCCGTCTGCGCGGGGTCGCTGGCGGCCCTGGCCATCCTGGGCGGCAGCATCGGACGCGATTTCCTGCCCTATCTCGACGAAGGATCGTTATGGCTGCAGGTGCAGATGCCGCCCGGCATCACGCTGGAGAAGGCCTCCGAGATGGCCAGCGAACTGCGCCGCGCCGCGCTGGAGTTCCCGGAAGTGTCGACCATCGTCACGCAGACGGGGCGCAACGACGACGGCACCGACTACTGGACGCCGTCGCACATCGAAGCGAGCGTGGGCCTGCATCCGTATAAAAGCTGGAAATCGGGCATGAGCAAGCAGCAGCTGATCGCCAGAATGAACGAACGCTTCGCGCGCATGCCCGGCTACACGGTGGCCTTCATGCAGCCGATGATCGACGGCGTGCAGGATAAATTGTCGGGCGCGCACAGCGACCTGACGGTGAAAATCTTCGGCAACGACCTCGATGAGGTGCGCCGCATCGCCGGCAAGGTGGCGCACGTATTGAAAGGCGTCCCTGGCGCTTCCGACGTGGCGGTGGATGTGGAGCCGCCGCTGCCCAACCTGAAGGTGGAGCTGGACAGGGCGAAGGCGGCCCGCTACGGCATCAACGCGGCCGACGTGGCCGACCTGATTTCCACCGGCATCGGCGGCGCGCCCATCGGCCAAGTCTACGTGGGTGAAAAAAGCTACGACATCGCCGTGCGCTTCCCGCCCGCCGTGCGCTCCAGCCCGGACGCCATCGCCAGTCTGATGCTGACGGCCGCGAACGGCGCCAGGGTGCCGCTGGCGCAGGTGGCCAGCATCAGCACCACCTCGGGCGAAAGCGTGATCGTGCGCGAAATGGGACGGCGCCACATCATCGTGCGCCTGAATGCCCGCGGACGCGACCTGGCCGGTTTCCTGGCCGAGGCGCGCCCGCTGGTGGCGCAGGCCGTGGCCGGCGAGCACCAGCGCATCGGCGTCGAGTGGGGCGGCCAGTTCGAAAACCTGCAGCGCGCGCAAAGCCGCCTGGCGCTGATCCTGCCGATGACCCTGGGCGCCATGTTCCTGCTGCTGTTTGGCCAGTTCCGCAACCTGCGCCAGCCGGCGCTGGTGCTGCTGGCCGTGCCGCTGGCCATGCTGGGCGGCCTGGCCGCGCTGCACCTGCGCGGCATGACGCTGAATGTATCGAGCGCCGTCGGCTTCATCGCCCTGTTCGGCGTGGCCGTGCTCAATGCCGTGCTGATGCTGGCGCAGATCAACCGCCTGCGCGCCGAGGAAGGAAAAAGCCTGCGCGAGGCCGTGCTCGAAGGCGCGCGCGACCGCATGCGCCCCGTGCTGATGACGGCAACCGTGGCGGCCCTGGGCCTGACGCCGGCCATGCTGGCCACGGGCCTGGGCAGCGACGTGCAGCGCCCGCTGGCCACCGTGGTGGTGGGCGGCCTGGTGACGGCCACGGCCCTGACCCTGCTGCTGTTGCCGGCCCTGTATTACCTGATCGAGGCGTATGTAACAAAGCGCCGGACGCAAACGGAAGGAAAGACCCATGACACGCATTAA
- a CDS encoding efflux RND transporter periplasmic adaptor subunit: MNTTTHNALGACCALAVALSCSALAGCARPTPAASPPVPSRHLDDGSIEVGKLSPLRQRLQIAPAQEQDIATQTDAPGSIEAMPEKLVKITPPLAGRITRLQRALGDSVKAGDPLFTLDSAELSAAYADDSKARSALLQARQELERQKTLFEAQIAARKEYESAQASYEQAGSDAQASADKLAQYGAGARGSRRDYVLRSPIAGTVIAMDGAQGGYWNDINAPVMTVADLSTVWLSANVSEKDLAQVAVGQQARITLDAWPGKHFEGKVAYVGAVLDAETRTVKVRVSIDNRSGAFKPGMFAHAGFAGASRRAIVVPAAAVLQSGLSTRVMVERGPLRFEPRVVQVGASHGEQVEIVSGLKAGERIVVKEGVLLND, encoded by the coding sequence ATGAACACGACCACCCACAACGCCCTGGGCGCCTGCTGCGCGCTCGCCGTGGCCCTCAGCTGCTCGGCCCTCGCCGGCTGCGCAAGGCCGACGCCAGCGGCCTCGCCGCCTGTCCCATCGCGCCACCTCGATGATGGCAGCATCGAAGTCGGCAAACTGTCGCCGCTGCGCCAGCGCCTGCAGATCGCCCCCGCGCAGGAACAGGATATCGCCACGCAGACGGACGCGCCGGGCAGCATCGAAGCGATGCCGGAAAAGCTGGTGAAAATCACGCCGCCCCTGGCCGGGCGCATCACGCGCCTGCAGCGCGCGCTGGGCGACAGCGTAAAGGCGGGCGACCCGCTGTTCACGCTCGATTCGGCGGAACTGAGCGCCGCCTATGCGGACGACAGCAAGGCCAGGTCCGCCCTGCTGCAGGCGCGCCAGGAACTGGAGCGCCAGAAAACGCTGTTCGAGGCGCAGATCGCCGCGCGCAAGGAATACGAATCGGCCCAGGCCAGCTATGAGCAGGCCGGCAGCGATGCGCAAGCGAGCGCCGACAAGCTGGCGCAGTACGGCGCCGGCGCGCGCGGTTCGCGCCGCGACTACGTGCTGCGCTCGCCCATTGCCGGCACCGTGATCGCCATGGACGGCGCCCAGGGCGGCTACTGGAACGATATCAACGCGCCCGTCATGACGGTGGCCGACCTGTCCACCGTGTGGCTGTCGGCCAACGTGAGCGAGAAGGACCTGGCGCAGGTGGCCGTGGGACAGCAGGCCCGCATCACGCTCGACGCCTGGCCCGGCAAACACTTCGAGGGCAAGGTCGCCTATGTGGGTGCCGTGCTCGATGCGGAAACGCGCACGGTGAAGGTGCGCGTTTCCATCGACAACCGCAGCGGCGCCTTCAAGCCGGGCATGTTCGCCCACGCGGGGTTTGCCGGCGCTTCGCGCCGCGCCATCGTCGTGCCGGCGGCCGCCGTGCTGCAAAGCGGGCTGTCGACGCGGGTGATGGTCGAACGCGGCCCGCTGCGCTTCGAGCCACGCGTGGTGCAGGTCGGCGCCAGCCATGGCGAGCAGGTGGAAATCGTCTCGGGACTCAAGGCGGGCGAACGCATCGTCGTCAAGGAAGGAGTGCTGCTCAATGATTGA
- a CDS encoding response regulator transcription factor produces MRILLVEDDRKAARLLARGLQEEGFVVDVAHSAEEGEEESYAVDYDVIVLDWMLPGKQGIDFCRDLRARGIQTPVLMLTARDATADRVAGLNTGADDYLTKPFEFEELLARIRALLRRSDISRPLVLALADLTLDPVSHQATRGGAPLVLTPKEYAILLILLRQAGEVVSRARLAEQIWQADLIGIDNLIDVHVRNLRGKVDAPGLPQLIHTVRGRGFRLAENSGG; encoded by the coding sequence ATGAGGATTCTCTTGGTGGAAGACGACCGCAAGGCGGCGCGCCTGCTGGCGCGCGGCTTGCAGGAGGAAGGCTTCGTCGTCGACGTGGCGCACAGCGCGGAAGAGGGCGAGGAGGAAAGCTACGCCGTCGATTACGACGTGATCGTGCTGGACTGGATGTTGCCGGGCAAGCAGGGCATCGATTTCTGCCGCGACTTGCGCGCGCGTGGCATCCAGACGCCGGTGCTGATGCTCACGGCGCGCGACGCCACGGCCGACCGCGTGGCGGGTCTGAACACGGGCGCCGACGATTACCTGACCAAGCCCTTCGAATTCGAGGAACTGCTGGCGCGCATCCGCGCGCTGCTGCGCCGCTCCGACATCAGCCGGCCGCTGGTGCTGGCGCTGGCCGACCTGACGCTCGACCCCGTCAGCCACCAGGCGACGCGGGGCGGCGCGCCGCTGGTACTGACGCCCAAGGAATACGCGATTTTATTGATCCTGCTGCGCCAGGCGGGCGAAGTGGTCAGCCGCGCGCGCCTGGCCGAGCAGATCTGGCAGGCGGACCTGATCGGCATCGATAACCTGATCGACGTCCACGTGCGCAACCTGCGGGGCAAGGTCGATGCGCCGGGCCTGCCGCAATTGATCCACACGGTGCGCGGACGCGGTTTCCGCCTGGCGGAAAACAGCGGTGGCTAG
- a CDS encoding sensor histidine kinase: MASFRKRLLLVHLAVILAIVACTALAGYWGLSRAVHGQLDAALLALGETEMAMLPAAPRQPVSVHEVAPGLAPPSLMRLDRLVQIIDGEGRVLARSRNLEAARLPAPPALLARLAAGETVFETLPKFGEEPLRMVSMPVPSSGARLSVQVAGSLDDANHVLASATLLFGAMALALLAAVGLAGEMLTRRVLGAIDDVVLQARSIGEASLHQRLPHPGTPDEIGRLVDTLNAMLDRLEHGYDAQRRFTADASHELRSPLSRLRTEIEITLRRPRESPEYVDALASCLDEVQRLTTLVEELLMLTRLDAGQERNAVESVHLNPLLRAAAQRLEKAAAQRGIRLALDDGAPVHARVAAGPVDLVLANLLDNAVKFSPPDSVITLQVSRDGGDVLVSVADAGPGIGVEDLPHLFERFYRGAQARAGEAPGFGLGLALSQAIVHAYGGRIEAQNRAGGGALFTMRLPASG; encoded by the coding sequence GTGGCTAGCTTTCGCAAGCGCCTGCTGCTGGTGCACCTGGCCGTCATCCTCGCCATCGTCGCCTGCACCGCGCTGGCCGGCTACTGGGGCCTGTCGCGCGCCGTGCACGGCCAGCTAGACGCGGCCCTGCTGGCGCTGGGCGAGACGGAGATGGCGATGCTGCCGGCCGCGCCGCGCCAGCCCGTCAGCGTGCACGAGGTGGCGCCGGGCCTGGCGCCGCCGTCCTTGATGCGGCTCGACCGCCTGGTGCAGATCATCGATGGCGAAGGCCGCGTGCTGGCGCGCAGCCGCAACCTGGAAGCGGCGCGGCTGCCGGCGCCGCCCGCCCTGCTGGCGCGCCTGGCGGCCGGCGAGACCGTTTTTGAAACCTTGCCCAAGTTCGGTGAGGAGCCGCTGCGCATGGTCTCGATGCCCGTGCCTTCGTCCGGCGCGCGCCTGTCGGTGCAGGTGGCCGGTTCGCTCGACGACGCCAATCACGTGCTGGCCTCGGCCACCTTGCTGTTTGGCGCGATGGCGCTGGCGCTGCTGGCCGCCGTGGGACTGGCCGGCGAGATGCTTACGCGCCGCGTGCTGGGTGCCATCGACGACGTGGTGCTGCAGGCGCGCTCCATCGGCGAGGCCAGCCTGCACCAGCGCCTGCCGCATCCGGGCACGCCGGATGAAATCGGCCGCCTGGTCGATACCCTGAACGCCATGCTGGACCGCCTGGAACACGGCTACGATGCACAACGGCGCTTCACGGCCGACGCCTCGCACGAGTTGCGTTCGCCCCTGTCGCGCCTGCGCACGGAAATCGAAATCACCTTGCGCCGTCCGCGCGAGTCGCCCGAGTATGTCGACGCGCTGGCGTCCTGCCTCGACGAAGTGCAGCGCCTGACGACCCTGGTGGAAGAATTGCTGATGCTCACGCGCCTCGATGCGGGGCAGGAACGCAATGCGGTGGAATCGGTACACCTCAATCCGCTGCTGCGCGCGGCGGCGCAACGGCTGGAAAAGGCGGCAGCGCAGCGCGGCATCCGCCTCGCGCTCGACGATGGCGCGCCCGTGCACGCGCGCGTGGCGGCCGGCCCCGTCGACCTGGTGCTGGCCAATCTGCTCGACAACGCCGTGAAGTTTTCGCCACCCGACAGCGTCATTACCCTGCAGGTGTCGCGCGACGGTGGCGACGTGCTGGTCAGCGTGGCCGATGCGGGACCGGGCATCGGCGTGGAAGACTTGCCGCATCTGTTCGAACGCTTTTACCGTGGCGCGCAGGCGCGCGCGGGCGAGGCGCCCGGTTTCGGCCTCGGCCTGGCCCTGTCGCAAGCCATCGTGCATGCGT